The Micrococcales bacterium genome includes a region encoding these proteins:
- the valS gene encoding valine--tRNA ligase: MDNPRIPERPSVDGLDGKWAAQWHGERLYAFDRTRTRDEVYSIDTPPPTVSGSLHVGHVFSYTHTDCIARYKRMRGLEVFYPMGWDDNGLPTERRVQNYFGVRCEPSLHYDPDLQVDPGGKQQRPISRRNFVELCERLTQEDEKAFEDLWRRLGLSVDWEHNYQTIDERARAVSQRAFLRNLGRGEAYQSEAPTLWDVTFRTAVAQAELEDRERPGAYHRVSFHHGDDRVFIETTRPELLAACVALVAHPSDERYQALFGQTVTTPVFGVEVPVVAHELADPDKGSGIAMICTFGDTTDVTWWRELQLATRPIIGWDGRIIPGVPDWITSDSGRAAYEHIAGATAFTAKERMAGLLRESGDLHGDIRQITHPVKFYEKGDKPLEIVTTRQWYIRNGGRDEDLRTALIARGAELDWHPPHMEVRYRNWVEGLNGDWLISRQRFFGVPIPVWYAVDDDGNPDYDAVLVPDEAELPVDPSDQAPPGYSEDQRGKPGGFMADPDVMDTWATSSLTPHIAGGWEWDNDLWRRVFPMDLRPQAHEIIRTWLFSSVVRSHLEDDCLPWQHVGISGWILDPDRKKMSKSKGNVVTPMGLLDQHGADAVRYWAASGRPGTDTAFDEGQMKVGRRLAIKILNASKFALSFAGDPSAPVTEPLDLAMLAGLRQVVEQATEAFEDYNYARALEVTESFFWSFCDDYIELVKERAHGSFGEQAATSAGAALAQALAVQLRLFAPILPFVTEEVWSWWQQGSVHKAPWPVADELPDTGDAATLSTAGQILSAMRKVKSDNKVSMRARLAHCMVKAPAAQVAQVEAARTDLEAAGGLDTRLRTEEAETLEVVAELAG; this comes from the coding sequence ATGGACAACCCCCGGATTCCCGAGCGTCCGAGCGTGGACGGCCTCGACGGCAAATGGGCAGCGCAGTGGCACGGCGAGCGCCTGTACGCCTTCGACCGGACCCGGACCCGCGACGAGGTGTACAGCATCGACACCCCGCCCCCCACTGTCAGCGGGTCCCTTCACGTGGGGCACGTCTTCAGCTACACGCACACCGACTGCATCGCCCGGTACAAGCGCATGCGCGGCCTCGAGGTGTTCTACCCGATGGGCTGGGACGACAACGGCCTGCCCACCGAGCGCCGGGTGCAGAACTACTTCGGCGTGCGATGCGAGCCCTCACTGCACTACGACCCCGATCTGCAGGTGGATCCCGGCGGCAAGCAGCAGCGACCCATCTCCCGGCGCAACTTCGTGGAACTGTGCGAGCGGCTGACGCAGGAGGACGAGAAGGCCTTCGAGGACCTCTGGCGGCGGCTGGGCCTGTCCGTGGACTGGGAGCACAACTACCAGACCATCGACGAACGCGCCCGCGCCGTCTCCCAGCGCGCGTTCCTGCGCAACCTCGGCCGTGGGGAGGCCTACCAGTCCGAGGCCCCGACGCTGTGGGACGTCACCTTCCGCACCGCGGTCGCGCAGGCCGAACTCGAGGACCGGGAGCGGCCCGGCGCATACCACCGGGTGTCCTTCCACCACGGCGACGACCGGGTGTTCATCGAGACGACCCGTCCCGAGTTGCTCGCTGCCTGCGTGGCGCTGGTCGCCCACCCGTCCGATGAGCGCTACCAGGCGCTGTTCGGGCAGACCGTCACCACGCCGGTCTTCGGTGTCGAGGTGCCGGTGGTCGCCCATGAACTCGCCGACCCTGACAAGGGTTCCGGCATCGCCATGATCTGCACGTTCGGCGACACCACCGACGTCACGTGGTGGCGGGAGTTGCAGCTTGCGACCCGCCCGATCATCGGCTGGGACGGGCGCATCATCCCCGGCGTCCCCGACTGGATCACCTCCGACAGTGGCCGGGCAGCTTACGAGCACATCGCAGGAGCCACCGCGTTCACCGCCAAGGAGCGGATGGCCGGCCTGCTGCGGGAGTCCGGGGACCTGCACGGCGACATCCGGCAGATCACCCACCCGGTGAAGTTCTACGAGAAGGGCGACAAGCCCCTCGAGATCGTCACCACCCGCCAGTGGTACATCCGCAACGGTGGCCGCGACGAGGACTTGCGCACCGCCCTCATCGCGCGGGGCGCCGAACTGGACTGGCATCCGCCACACATGGAGGTCCGCTACCGCAACTGGGTCGAGGGCCTCAACGGCGACTGGCTGATCTCCCGGCAGCGGTTCTTCGGCGTGCCGATCCCGGTCTGGTACGCCGTCGACGACGACGGCAACCCGGACTACGACGCGGTTCTCGTGCCTGACGAGGCGGAGTTGCCGGTGGACCCCTCCGACCAGGCGCCGCCCGGATACAGCGAGGACCAACGCGGCAAGCCCGGCGGCTTCATGGCCGACCCGGACGTGATGGACACGTGGGCGACCAGTTCGTTGACCCCGCACATCGCCGGCGGCTGGGAGTGGGACAACGACCTGTGGCGGCGGGTCTTCCCGATGGACCTGCGCCCGCAGGCCCACGAGATCATCCGGACCTGGCTGTTCTCCTCGGTGGTGCGCTCGCACCTCGAGGATGACTGCCTGCCGTGGCAGCACGTGGGTATCAGCGGCTGGATCCTGGACCCCGACCGCAAGAAGATGTCGAAGTCCAAGGGCAACGTCGTCACGCCGATGGGTCTGCTCGACCAGCATGGGGCGGATGCGGTGAGGTACTGGGCGGCCAGCGGCAGGCCGGGCACCGACACCGCCTTCGACGAGGGGCAGATGAAGGTCGGCCGCCGGTTGGCCATCAAGATCCTCAACGCGTCGAAGTTCGCACTGTCGTTCGCCGGAGATCCGTCAGCGCCGGTCACCGAGCCGCTGGACCTGGCCATGCTCGCGGGGCTGCGACAGGTGGTCGAGCAGGCCACCGAGGCGTTCGAGGACTACAACTACGCACGCGCCCTGGAGGTGACGGAGAGTTTCTTCTGGTCGTTCTGCGACGACTACATCGAACTGGTCAAGGAACGCGCCCACGGCTCGTTCGGCGAGCAGGCCGCCACCTCCGCGGGGGCCGCACTGGCCCAGGCCCTGGCGGTGCAATTGCGGCTGTTCGCACCGATCCTGCCGTTCGTCACCGAAGAGGTGTGGTCGTGGTGGCAGCAGGGCAGCGTGCACAAGGCTCCGTGGCCAGTGGCCGACGAACTGCCGGACACCGGTGACGCCGCAACGCTGAGCACCGCGGGGCAGATCCTCAGTGCCATGCGGAAAGTGAAAAGCGACAACAAGGTGTCCATGCGCGCGCGCCTGGCCCACTGCATGGTCAAGGCGCCCGCTGCCCAGGTGGCACAGGTCGAAGCCGCCCGCACCGACCTCGAAGCTGCCGGGGGGCTGGACACCCGACTGCGCACCGAAGAGGCCGAGACGCTCGAGGTGGTCGCCGAACTCGCCGGCTGA
- a CDS encoding PD40 domain-containing protein, with translation MWSRIAIIVVLALALPIGPALAKQPPPGRSLALVVKGVPKHAKVRIVIKGPKHLKKTVKTHGSRTVRHLRPGTYRVLPRTLRTSAGTWIGKARPAKVGVTKRKGARVRVVYTAKASPAPNDEPDFTPTPFTGVLAPASVSLVSRTPAGVAGDKPSRDPAWSPDGQTIAFSSCATNLGGTADNRCHVFTARVSDGSVTRLPNTRLTDIYDWGGEPAWAPDGQHLAFTTLERLEPGDTDTNKDVYVVTAAGASPQRVSETSGGADMQGSPAVAEDPQWSPDSTRIMFRSTATNLAAGSGQVYIRTLASGTVVRTGGGERSGGARWSTDGRIAFVAGTDVLDPETGDWNSVYDVHTATGIGSSVTAVTGDHGVLGPPTWSPAGDLAFSTSSALLASDTNGSADIYTTGNPATRISAGPGGEQTVWDTTDPVWSPDGQKVAYVATGDGPSTVLVKNLITGTVTQLVDPTNGMRCISYDIDEESGEQFCEQYEYFEASEPAWSPDSTSIAFATSYPSLAPGDANGVSDVFVAAL, from the coding sequence GTGTGGTCCAGGATCGCGATCATCGTCGTGTTGGCCTTGGCGCTGCCGATCGGTCCCGCCCTCGCCAAGCAACCGCCTCCCGGACGATCCCTGGCCCTGGTGGTGAAGGGCGTCCCGAAACATGCGAAGGTCCGCATAGTCATCAAGGGTCCCAAGCACCTGAAGAAGACCGTGAAAACGCACGGTTCGCGCACCGTGCGCCACCTGCGGCCAGGCACGTACCGCGTACTGCCGCGCACGCTGAGGACCTCCGCCGGGACGTGGATCGGAAAAGCCCGCCCCGCCAAGGTCGGGGTGACCAAGCGCAAAGGCGCCCGGGTGCGCGTGGTGTACACGGCGAAGGCCTCGCCCGCCCCCAATGACGAACCGGACTTCACCCCCACGCCCTTCACTGGCGTCCTCGCGCCGGCCTCGGTGAGCTTGGTCTCGCGCACCCCCGCTGGGGTGGCGGGGGACAAGCCCTCGCGCGACCCGGCGTGGTCCCCGGATGGGCAGACGATCGCCTTCAGTTCTTGTGCGACCAACCTCGGCGGCACTGCGGACAACCGCTGCCATGTGTTCACCGCGCGGGTGTCCGACGGCTCGGTGACCCGCCTGCCCAACACCAGGTTGACTGACATCTACGACTGGGGCGGGGAACCGGCCTGGGCCCCGGACGGCCAGCACCTGGCTTTCACCACGCTGGAGAGACTCGAACCAGGGGACACCGACACGAACAAGGACGTCTACGTGGTGACGGCTGCTGGTGCCAGCCCGCAGCGGGTCTCGGAGACCAGCGGCGGGGCGGACATGCAGGGCTCCCCGGCGGTGGCCGAGGATCCCCAGTGGTCCCCGGACAGCACACGCATCATGTTCCGGTCCACTGCCACAAACCTGGCCGCCGGCTCCGGACAGGTGTACATCAGGACACTGGCCAGCGGGACCGTGGTCCGCACCGGGGGCGGTGAGCGCAGTGGGGGCGCGCGGTGGTCGACCGACGGCCGGATCGCCTTCGTCGCCGGAACGGACGTGCTCGACCCTGAGACCGGGGACTGGAACTCGGTGTACGACGTTCACACGGCCACCGGCATCGGCAGTTCGGTCACGGCGGTGACCGGTGATCACGGGGTCCTCGGCCCGCCGACGTGGTCCCCGGCCGGGGACCTCGCCTTCAGCACGAGCAGCGCTCTGCTCGCTTCCGACACCAACGGTTCGGCGGACATCTACACCACTGGGAACCCCGCGACGCGCATCTCTGCCGGCCCCGGTGGCGAACAGACGGTGTGGGACACCACCGACCCCGTGTGGTCGCCGGACGGGCAGAAGGTCGCCTACGTGGCCACCGGCGACGGCCCCTCGACAGTGTTGGTCAAGAACCTGATCACCGGCACGGTCACGCAGTTGGTCGACCCGACCAACGGGATGCGGTGCATCTCGTACGACATCGATGAGGAGAGCGGCGAGCAGTTCTGCGAGCAGTACGAGTACTTCGAGGCCTCGGAGCCGGCGTGGTCGCCGGACAGCACCAGCATCGCCTTCGCCACCAGTTACCCCAGCCTGGCACCCGGTGACGCCAACGGTGTGAGCGACGTGTTCGTGGCGGCCTTGTAG
- a CDS encoding dihydrofolate synthase: MTSDHEAAEFEAVQRALLARWPEHRIAPDLSRIEQFCDLLAAPQLTSPVIHIAGTNGKTSVARIIETLLRTMGLRTGLMTSPALRDLTERLELDGEAVSTHRFTEIYRQIEPYLDIVDAASVADGGPPMTMFEVITGLGYALFADAPVDVAIVESGMGGRWDATNVNAAQVAVITPIGMDHTDYLGDTLAQIAGEKAGIIKPGAAVALAAQEPEVLAVLMQAADDVGAKVLLPGVAYELVSRGLSVGGQVVTIRVADHTYEEVFLNLHGRHQADNAALALAAVHAFLDRLPEPDIVTEAFAEVHSPGRLEIIGRHPLTLADAAHNPHGMQATCVAVAESFTYDRLVAVLAIMGDKDVDAMLGTLAQIVDEVVLTVNGSPRCLPLADLAQRAHSMWPAASVHEVADFDAAMVMAREISGPKGCVLATGSVVTAGRARSWAQS; encoded by the coding sequence GTGACTTCTGACCATGAGGCAGCGGAGTTCGAAGCTGTGCAGCGAGCACTGCTGGCGCGCTGGCCCGAGCACCGGATCGCCCCCGACCTTTCGCGGATCGAGCAGTTCTGCGACCTGTTGGCCGCGCCCCAACTCACCTCACCGGTGATCCACATCGCCGGTACGAACGGCAAGACGTCGGTGGCCAGGATCATCGAGACGCTGCTGCGCACCATGGGACTGCGCACCGGGCTGATGACCAGCCCCGCCCTGCGCGACCTGACAGAGCGACTCGAGCTGGACGGGGAGGCGGTCTCAACCCATCGGTTCACTGAGATCTACCGGCAGATCGAGCCCTACCTGGACATCGTCGATGCCGCCTCCGTGGCCGACGGTGGGCCGCCCATGACCATGTTCGAGGTCATCACCGGGCTCGGTTACGCACTGTTCGCCGATGCCCCGGTCGACGTTGCGATCGTGGAATCAGGCATGGGTGGCCGCTGGGACGCGACGAACGTCAACGCCGCCCAAGTCGCCGTGATCACGCCGATCGGCATGGACCACACCGATTACCTGGGAGACACCCTCGCCCAGATCGCAGGGGAGAAGGCGGGGATCATCAAGCCCGGCGCCGCAGTGGCCCTGGCCGCCCAGGAACCCGAGGTGCTGGCGGTCCTGATGCAGGCAGCCGATGACGTCGGGGCCAAGGTACTGCTGCCGGGCGTGGCCTACGAACTGGTGTCGCGGGGGCTGTCCGTCGGTGGGCAGGTGGTCACCATACGCGTGGCCGACCACACCTACGAGGAGGTGTTCCTCAACCTGCACGGCCGGCATCAGGCGGACAACGCCGCGCTGGCGCTGGCGGCCGTGCATGCATTTCTCGACCGCCTGCCGGAACCGGACATCGTCACTGAAGCGTTCGCCGAGGTGCACTCGCCGGGCCGGCTGGAGATCATCGGCCGGCACCCGCTCACGCTGGCCGACGCGGCGCACAACCCGCACGGGATGCAGGCGACCTGCGTGGCGGTTGCGGAGTCGTTCACCTACGACAGACTGGTGGCGGTCCTGGCGATCATGGGCGACAAGGACGTCGACGCCATGCTGGGGACCTTGGCGCAGATCGTGGACGAGGTGGTGCTGACGGTGAACGGATCCCCGCGCTGCCTCCCGCTGGCGGACCTGGCGCAGCGGGCCCACAGTATGTGGCCCGCGGCAAGCGTGCACGAAGTCGCCGACTTCGACGCGGCCATGGTCATGGCCCGGGAGATCTCCGGGCCGAAGGGCTGCGTGCTGGCCACCGGTTCGGTGGTCACGGCCGGACGAGCGCGCAGTTGGGCCCAGTCATGA
- a CDS encoding DUF4233 domain-containing protein: MRVIASATLVFQAVVFGLAIPVAAALKPGVGGWVAGGLMIMAVVGAMTARRGDVLVGSATQVVSVLASLFTPIAIPLALVFAGLWVTAVYYGRKADAADAARAAG; the protein is encoded by the coding sequence ATGAGGGTCATTGCGTCGGCCACATTGGTCTTCCAGGCTGTGGTCTTCGGCCTCGCCATACCGGTCGCCGCCGCGCTCAAGCCAGGGGTGGGGGGCTGGGTTGCGGGGGGTCTGATGATCATGGCGGTGGTCGGTGCCATGACGGCCCGCCGCGGGGATGTCCTCGTCGGCAGCGCCACGCAGGTCGTGTCGGTCCTCGCGAGCCTGTTCACCCCGATCGCGATCCCGTTGGCACTGGTCTTCGCGGGCCTGTGGGTGACGGCGGTGTACTACGGGCGCAAGGCGGACGCGGCCGACGCCGCGCGCGCAGCCGGCTGA
- the ndk gene encoding nucleoside-diphosphate kinase: MAIERTLILIKPDGVERGLVGEVLSRIERKGFTLVALELRTLDVVTAQTHYGEHEGKPFFGELVDFITSGPLVAGVIEGEDAIAAWRTMMGATKPVEATPGSIRADLATEMGRNIVHGSDSEASAAREISLFFPQV, translated from the coding sequence ATGGCGATCGAACGAACCCTGATCCTGATCAAGCCCGACGGTGTCGAGCGCGGACTCGTCGGCGAGGTGCTGTCCCGCATCGAACGCAAGGGCTTCACCCTTGTTGCGCTGGAACTGCGCACGCTCGATGTGGTCACCGCGCAGACCCACTACGGCGAACACGAGGGCAAACCGTTCTTCGGCGAGTTGGTGGACTTCATCACCTCCGGGCCGCTGGTGGCCGGGGTCATCGAGGGGGAGGACGCCATCGCCGCGTGGCGGACGATGATGGGGGCCACGAAGCCGGTCGAGGCGACGCCGGGCTCCATCCGGGCCGACCTGGCCACGGAGATGGGGCGCAACATCGTCCACGGATCGGATTCCGAGGCGTCCGCGGCCCGCGAGATCTCCCTGTTCTTCCCCCAGGTGTAG
- a CDS encoding rod shape-determining protein: protein MLADTRPRPRLSLGRDLAVDLGTSRTRIFTRGAGVVLDEPSVVALRGPDVVAVGQAAKEMTGRAPAEIEVVRPVQHAVIRHYDAAERMLRFFVQNAHGRSLLSRPRLVVNTPSHLTGVEQRAVRDAAYAAGARQVYLVPTAIAAAIGAQVPIHENRGHFILSMGAGSTDVATIALGGIVAGESLRLGGDDFDQAIIDYLVEHFDIRVGRVSAEEVKIALGSAVPLDGLPTMPVRGQDTRTGLPKEIELSAMHVRKALQRPLEELMSAVRRVLDAIRAEVAGDLVRSGLVATGGAALLRGLPERLEHDLGVPVRLAAEPDLSVVDGAGRCAENISSVRRLLLIEPAL from the coding sequence ATGTTGGCGGACACACGCCCCCGACCGCGCTTGAGCCTCGGACGTGACCTGGCCGTGGACCTCGGTACCTCCCGCACCCGCATCTTCACCCGTGGCGCCGGGGTGGTCCTCGACGAGCCGTCGGTGGTGGCCCTGCGGGGCCCGGACGTGGTGGCCGTGGGCCAAGCGGCCAAGGAGATGACCGGGCGCGCCCCGGCCGAGATCGAGGTGGTCCGACCGGTGCAGCACGCCGTGATCCGCCACTACGACGCGGCCGAACGGATGCTGCGCTTCTTCGTCCAGAACGCCCACGGGCGGTCCCTGCTGAGCCGGCCCCGCTTGGTCGTCAACACCCCTTCGCACCTCACCGGGGTCGAGCAACGCGCTGTACGGGATGCCGCGTACGCCGCGGGGGCCCGGCAGGTCTACCTGGTTCCCACTGCGATCGCCGCCGCGATCGGGGCGCAGGTGCCGATCCACGAGAACCGCGGGCACTTCATCTTGTCCATGGGGGCGGGTTCCACGGACGTCGCGACTATCGCCCTCGGCGGGATCGTGGCCGGCGAGAGCCTGCGCCTGGGTGGGGACGACTTCGACCAGGCGATCATCGACTACCTCGTGGAGCACTTCGACATCCGGGTGGGCCGCGTCAGCGCCGAGGAGGTCAAGATCGCCCTCGGCTCGGCCGTGCCGTTGGACGGGCTGCCCACGATGCCGGTGCGCGGACAGGACACGCGCACCGGCCTGCCCAAGGAGATCGAACTGTCGGCCATGCACGTGCGCAAGGCTTTGCAGCGCCCCCTCGAGGAGTTGATGTCCGCTGTGCGGCGAGTGCTGGACGCCATCCGTGCCGAGGTCGCCGGGGACCTGGTGCGCTCCGGCTTGGTGGCCACCGGAGGGGCGGCCCTGTTGCGGGGACTGCCCGAACGGCTCGAGCACGACCTGGGGGTCCCGGTCCGGCTGGCAGCGGAGCCGGACCTCAGTGTGGTCGACGGCGCCGGCAGGTGCGCGGAGAACATCTCCAGTGTCCGCCGACTGTTGTTGATCGAGCCCGCTCTGTGA
- a CDS encoding rod shape-determining protein MreC, translated as MTRTRNTVLILVVASLALILWDLRASDTAIRSVGQQVAAPLQRTATAMFAPLGNWAHDVQAFGDPGARALAARPVMAAIPPGWRSATGRVVAADIAGDRATVTIDVGAEQGLQVGNAVLAVGGLVGSVSQVASGSATVLLVTDPESMVGVRVRPSGEMGVVTGSGMDRDLGLDILNPAAEVAPGDEVETLGSVQRAGIPAGLLLGRITQVDASPVESGRSATVAPVAGMTTLETLVVLTGRR; from the coding sequence ATGACACGCACCCGCAACACCGTTCTCATCCTGGTCGTCGCCTCCCTGGCTCTCATCCTGTGGGACTTGCGCGCCTCCGACACGGCGATCCGTTCCGTCGGCCAGCAGGTCGCCGCCCCCCTGCAGCGCACGGCCACCGCGATGTTCGCACCGCTGGGGAACTGGGCCCACGACGTCCAAGCCTTCGGCGATCCGGGTGCGCGCGCCCTGGCTGCCCGACCGGTCATGGCCGCGATCCCGCCCGGCTGGCGTTCGGCGACCGGACGGGTGGTGGCTGCTGACATCGCCGGGGACCGGGCCACGGTGACCATCGATGTGGGCGCTGAACAGGGCCTGCAGGTGGGCAACGCGGTGCTCGCCGTCGGCGGACTCGTCGGCAGCGTCAGCCAGGTCGCCAGTGGGTCCGCGACGGTGCTGCTCGTCACCGACCCCGAGAGCATGGTCGGGGTGCGGGTCCGCCCCAGCGGCGAGATGGGTGTGGTGACCGGCTCGGGCATGGACCGGGACCTCGGTCTGGACATCCTCAACCCCGCCGCGGAGGTGGCACCCGGTGACGAGGTGGAGACCCTCGGGTCGGTGCAGCGTGCAGGCATCCCGGCCGGCTTGCTGCTGGGCCGCATCACGCAGGTCGACGCCTCGCCCGTGGAATCGGGTCGTTCTGCCACTGTCGCTCCTGTCGCCGGCATGACCACCCTCGAGACCCTCGTGGTCCTCACGGGGCGTCGATGA
- the mreD gene encoding rod shape-determining protein MreD: MSAAGSRAAGMHTPRVVTVAVVAVLTAFVVQTAVLPALGASAAVPVVLATVVVVGMAWGPGPGAVAGFGAGLLLDVTGSGVLGMAALVGCLAGVAAARIPTDRWWWSGAGLAVLLTIAGAWLIAAVNALLHGRYPGWSLGWLWVAGGAAVCLAILLPLRGWLREVVR, from the coding sequence ATGAGTGCGGCGGGTTCCCGGGCCGCCGGGATGCACACGCCGAGGGTCGTCACGGTGGCGGTGGTCGCGGTGCTCACGGCGTTCGTCGTGCAGACCGCCGTGCTTCCCGCGCTCGGCGCATCAGCCGCTGTGCCCGTGGTCCTCGCGACGGTGGTCGTGGTCGGGATGGCGTGGGGACCGGGTCCCGGGGCCGTCGCCGGTTTCGGGGCCGGACTGCTGCTCGACGTGACGGGCTCCGGGGTGCTGGGGATGGCCGCGCTGGTCGGGTGCCTGGCCGGTGTGGCGGCTGCGCGGATCCCCACCGACCGATGGTGGTGGTCGGGGGCCGGCTTGGCAGTGCTGCTCACCATCGCCGGGGCATGGCTGATCGCTGCCGTCAATGCCCTGCTGCACGGCCGCTACCCCGGGTGGAGCCTCGGGTGGCTGTGGGTCGCCGGAGGAGCTGCGGTGTGCCTGGCGATCCTGCTTCCCCTGCGTGGCTGGTTGCGGGAGGTCGTGCGGTGA
- a CDS encoding penicillin-binding protein 2, giving the protein MTQLATPARTRATDGPARRRLRMLQVVILAVGLTIGARLIWLQTAQAPVYAAKAQRVQTDVVTVPAARGSIVDRDGRILAGNRTSLQVAVQPPLDDATLQRLSELAGTPRGRILARTLVCGQQGAEPGTCYRGEPGEPVPVLTDLAIPRALAIRDADLPGVIVQQAAVRDYPSQANAAQLLGYLSDGQGRSGLEAQYDQALRGTPGQARRTLNREGGSATDEVEPALEGQTLVTTLDVDTQVVAERALREAVATARDAGYRATGGSVVVMDVRTGAIRALASYPTYDPNIWTRGLTDAQFASLTDEKGGRPLVFRPTQALMPPASTFKPLTTVAAEEAGFPLDGTYDCPSSVVVGGQVFRNYESRAYGPVSLARALSVSCDTVFYRLGYKMWKRDGALVGEGAQEHVVRTARGFGLGSATGVDLPGEAAGSVPDRAQVLAEYDQRRDDFCQRAEQGYPEEPDRGRARLLKAYARDYCRSGYEYKAGDAMNTAIGQGRTLVTPLQMAAAYAAIANGGTLVTPHLGARLQGTDETDIEPGSRGVAPADLKTLAYVRRALATTTVDGTASGAFLGFPLAEIPVAAKTGTAEVAGKQSTSWFASFAPADNPQYVVIVNVDQGGLGAATSGPVARAVYEELFGISP; this is encoded by the coding sequence GTGACCCAGCTCGCGACCCCTGCCCGCACGCGTGCGACCGACGGACCGGCCCGCCGTCGGCTGCGCATGCTGCAGGTGGTGATCCTCGCGGTGGGTCTGACCATCGGGGCGCGATTGATCTGGTTGCAGACCGCGCAGGCTCCGGTGTACGCGGCCAAGGCACAACGGGTGCAGACCGACGTCGTGACCGTGCCCGCCGCCCGCGGCAGCATCGTGGATCGCGACGGCCGGATCCTGGCGGGCAACCGGACCAGTCTGCAGGTGGCGGTGCAACCGCCGCTGGACGACGCGACCCTGCAACGCCTGTCCGAACTCGCCGGAACTCCTCGGGGACGCATCCTGGCCCGCACCCTGGTGTGCGGGCAGCAAGGGGCTGAGCCGGGCACGTGCTACCGGGGGGAGCCGGGCGAGCCCGTCCCCGTGCTGACCGACCTCGCCATCCCGCGGGCCCTGGCGATCCGCGACGCCGACCTGCCCGGGGTGATCGTGCAGCAGGCAGCCGTGCGCGACTACCCCTCGCAGGCCAACGCCGCACAACTGCTCGGATACCTCTCCGACGGGCAGGGCCGTTCCGGGCTCGAGGCCCAGTACGACCAGGCGTTGCGCGGGACACCCGGGCAGGCGCGGCGGACGCTGAACCGGGAGGGTGGGTCGGCCACCGACGAGGTCGAACCCGCGCTAGAGGGACAGACCCTGGTCACCACGCTGGACGTGGACACGCAGGTGGTGGCCGAGCGGGCGCTTCGCGAGGCGGTGGCGACCGCTCGCGACGCCGGGTACCGGGCCACCGGTGGCTCGGTGGTCGTCATGGACGTCCGGACCGGTGCCATCCGGGCCTTGGCGTCGTATCCGACCTACGACCCCAACATCTGGACCCGCGGCCTGACCGATGCCCAGTTCGCCTCGCTGACCGACGAGAAGGGTGGCCGGCCGCTGGTGTTCCGGCCCACCCAGGCCCTGATGCCACCGGCGTCCACGTTCAAGCCACTGACGACCGTGGCGGCCGAGGAGGCCGGGTTCCCGCTCGACGGGACCTACGATTGCCCGTCGTCGGTGGTCGTAGGAGGACAGGTCTTCCGCAACTACGAAAGCCGCGCGTACGGCCCGGTGTCCCTGGCGCGCGCACTGTCGGTGTCCTGCGACACCGTGTTCTACCGTTTGGGCTACAAGATGTGGAAGCGAGACGGCGCGCTCGTGGGCGAGGGGGCCCAGGAACACGTCGTGCGCACCGCAAGAGGTTTCGGGCTCGGTTCGGCCACTGGCGTGGACCTGCCGGGGGAGGCCGCGGGTTCGGTGCCGGACCGGGCACAGGTGCTGGCCGAGTACGACCAGCGCCGTGACGACTTCTGCCAGCGCGCCGAACAGGGGTATCCCGAGGAACCGGATCGTGGGCGGGCCCGGCTGCTGAAGGCTTACGCGCGCGATTACTGCCGCTCCGGGTACGAGTACAAGGCCGGCGATGCGATGAACACCGCGATCGGGCAGGGCCGCACTCTCGTGACGCCCTTGCAGATGGCTGCCGCCTACGCCGCGATCGCCAATGGGGGCACCTTGGTGACCCCGCACCTGGGCGCCCGCCTGCAGGGAACGGACGAGACGGACATCGAGCCGGGATCGCGGGGCGTCGCGCCGGCGGACCTGAAGACACTCGCCTACGTGCGGCGAGCGCTGGCCACCACCACCGTGGACGGCACCGCCAGCGGCGCGTTCCTGGGGTTCCCGCTCGCCGAGATCCCCGTGGCCGCCAAGACCGGTACCGCGGAGGTGGCAGGTAAGCAGTCCACGTCGTGGTTCGCGAGTTTCGCCCCGGCCGACAACCCGCAGTACGTCGTGATCGTCAACGTGGATCAGGGCGGCCTGGGGGCGGCGACGTCCGGACCGGTGGCACGTGCGGTCTACGAGGAACTCTTCGGAATCAGCCCGTGA